One segment of Solanum stenotomum isolate F172 chromosome 1, ASM1918654v1, whole genome shotgun sequence DNA contains the following:
- the LOC125873675 gene encoding uncharacterized protein At4g14100 has product MKKSTVSPITVLFVVAAILISYYSDVSSAESNSDPTPSPWPHQFHSIMFVNFTGSLSLIDLWYDWTNGRNFNIIQDQLGELLYDLEWNNGTVFRYTLDDDKKKCSSALIDVGILRPNWLDGATYLGQQFIDGFHCNVWQKVDFIWYYEDIVTKRPVHWVFYTGRSIHVMTFEVGAVLEDAKWQSPVYCFDKKQVHDHPASANDILEIGSKGILREFI; this is encoded by the exons ATGAAGAAGAGTACGGTGTCGCCGATCACTGTACTATTTGTTGTTGCCGCAATACTAATTTCTTACTATTCCGATGTCTCGTCGGCAGAATCAAATTCAGACCCGACGCCTTCCCCGTGGCCTCATCAATTCCACTCGATAATGTTCGTCAATTTCACCGGATCTCTAAGCTTAATCGACCTCTGGTACGATTGGACCAACGGCCGCAATTTCAACATCATACAAGACCAGCTAG GTGAGCTTCTCTATGATCTTGAATGGAACAATGGCACTGTATTCCGCTACACTCTAGACGATGATAAGAAGAAATGTAGTTCAGCGCTGATTGATGTTGGGATTCTTCGACCAAATTGGCTTGATGGAGCTACTTATCTTGGTCAACAATTCATCGATGGATTTCACTGTAATGTATGGCAGAAGGTGGATTTCATTTGGTATTACGAAGACATCGTGACAAAGAGACCCGTCCATTGGGTTTTCTATACTG GAAGGTCTATTCATGTAATGACTTTCGAAGTGGGAGCAGTTCTTGAGGATGCAAAATGGCAATCCCCTGTATATTGTTTCGATAAAAAACAGGTTCACGATCACCCTGCATCAGCCAACGATATTCTGGAAATTGGCTCAAAAGGTATTTTAAGAGAGTTCATATAG
- the LOC125842122 gene encoding uncharacterized protein LOC125842122, with translation MKEERDGFFVVKKGDIVGVYRNLGDCQTQVGSSICDPPVSVYKGYSMPKDTEEYLLSCGLKNALYSIRAADLTESLFGALVPCPFQHQSSSKGGASEHTPKKRSQEAMWSEYADAVGSAVTSNDSLRKHIKLEPPKGDQQALSSSVYAVGMKEADRGYPQQRSCTLEFDGTSKGNPGQAGAGAVVRADDGSLICRLREGLGIATTSVAEYRGFILGLKYAHSKGFTSIRAQGDSKLVCMQIQGLWKVKNQNISTLFQQAKQLKDRFFSFRIIHVLRESNCDADQQANLAIELPDGHVQEEIEK, from the exons ATGAAGGAAGAGAGAGATGGTTTCTTTGTTGTTAAGAAAGGAGATATTGTTGGAGTCTACAGAAACTTGGGTGACTGCCAGACTCAAGTTGGATCCTCG ATATGTGATCCTCCGGTTAGTGTGTATAAAGGCTACTCCATGCCAAAGGACACGGAGGAATATCTTCTATCTTGTGGACTTAAAAATGCACTTTATTCTATCAGAGCTGCAGATCTGACTGAAAGTCTCTTTGGGGCACTAGTACCATGCCCTTTTCAG CATCAATCTTCTTCCAAAGGTGGAGCGTCTGAGCATACGCCGAAGAAGAGGTCTCAGGAAGCAATGTGGTCAGAATATGCG GATGCTGTTGGATCAGCTGTTACTTCAAATGATTCCCTAAGAAAGCATATCAAGTTAGAACCTCCTAAGGGTGACCAGCAAGCTCTATCATCCAGT GTTTATGCTGTTGGAATGAAGGAAGCTGATCGTGGTTATCCTCAGCAGCGGTCTTGTACTCTTGAATTTGATGGTACTTCAAAAGGAAACCCAGGACAAGCTGGTGCAGGAGCTGTAGTACGAGCTGACGATGGAAGTTTG ATCTGTAGGCTGCGTGAAGGTTTAGGAATAGCAACAACCAGTGTTGCTGAATATCGAGGTTTTATCTTGGGTTTGAAATATGCACATAGCAAAGGGTTTACAAGTATTCGTGCTCAGGGTGACTCCAAACTTGTTTGTATGCAG ATCCAGGGTCTATGgaaagttaaaaatcaaaacatctCTACGCTATTTCAGCAGGCAAAACAACTAAAGGATAGGTTTTTTTCTTTCCGCATCATTCATGTTCTTCGG GAATCAAACTGTGATGCAGATCAGCAGGCGAACTTGGCTATTGAACTTCCCG ATGGTCATGTCCAGGAGGAGATAGAGAAATGA
- the LOC125862574 gene encoding 40S ribosomal protein S27-2 isoform X1 codes for MVLPNDVDLLNPPAEQEKRKHKLKRLVQSPNSFFMDVKCQGCFNITTVFSHSQTVVVCGNCQTVLCQPTGGRARLTEGCSFRRKGD; via the exons ATG GTTCTTCCAAATGATGTTGACTTGTTGAACCCACCAGCTGAGCAGGAGAAGAGAAAGCACAAGCTCAAGCGTTTGGTTCAATCTCCCAACTCTTTCTTCATG GATGTGAAGTGCCAGGGTTGCTTTAAcat AACAACGGTGTTCAGCCACTCGCAGACTGTGGTGGTGTGCGGGAACTGCCAGACGGTCTTGTGCCAGCCAACTGGTGGACGTGCTAGACTCACTGAGGGTTGTTCTTTCAGGAGAAAGGGAGATTAG
- the LOC125862564 gene encoding 40S ribosomal protein S27-2: MVLPNDVDLLNPPAEQEKRKHKLKRLVQSPNSFFMDVKCQGCFNITTVFSHSQTVVVCGNCQTVLCQPTGGRARLTEGCSFRRKGD, translated from the exons ATG GTTCTTCCAAATGATGTTGACTTGTTGAACCCACCAGCTGAGCAGGAGAAGAGAAAGCACAAGCTCAAGCGTTTGGTTCAATCTCCTAACTCTTTCTTCATG GATGTGAAGTGCCAGGGTTGCTTCAAcat AACAACGGTGTTTAGCCACTCGCAGACAGTGGTGGTGTGCGGTAACTGCCAGACGGTCTTGTGCCAACCAACTGGTGGACGTGCTAGACTCACTGAGGGTTGTTCTTTCAGGAGAAAGGGAGACTAG
- the LOC125862553 gene encoding uncharacterized protein LOC125862553 → MNCVTAPKANWRCSPVISFYSDSTKYYNRSSIRFYPGNRKFSRIRCNLKDTGSSSSNNQPETSTGIQLYRDIERLLTETVKQSQDWGSSQDWDEIEGAWVLQPKTSKPKLVVHFVGGVFVGAAPQLSYRLFLERLRQKDVLVIATPYASGFDHFYIADEVQFKFDRCLRFLQERVQDLPVFGIGHSLGSVIHLLIGARYAVKRNGNVLMAFNNKDASLAVPLFSSVLVPMMQNFGPVLSQIASSPTIRLGAEMTMKQIENLSPSIMKQVFPLVEQLTPLYTDLINGKENFTPRPEETQRLIRSYYGISRNLLVKFKDDTIDETSTLAQVLSSGSAISSMLDMSIRTLPGDHALPLQQALPNVPPGMTDAVNRSSELLANLTAGTPWENVTKEVGNTLGNVDSIILNSGNSKDLDMLVETITSWMYSNTGPRLLQ, encoded by the exons ATGAACTGCGTCACTGCTCCCAAGGCGAATTGGCGATGTTCGCCGGTGATTTCCTTCTACTCCGATTCCACTAAATACTACAATCGGAGCAGCATCCGCTTCTATCCCGGAAACCGgaagttcagcagaatcagatGCAACTTGAAAGATACcggcagcagcagcagcaacaaTCAGCCAGAAACAAGTACTGGAATCCAGCTATATAGAGATATTGAGAG ATTACTTACAGAGACAGTGAAGCAATCTCAAGATTGGGGAAGCTCACAGGACTGGGATGAAATCGAG GGAGCATGGGTATTGCAACCAAAAACCTCAAAGCCGAAGTTAGTCGTACATTTTGTTGGAGGCGTTTTTGTTGGGGCTGCTCCGCAGCTTTCTTACCGCCTGTTCCTTGAGCGGCTCAGACAGAA GGATGTCTTGGTGATTGCTACACCTTATGCTAGTGGATTTGACCATTTCTACATTGCAGATGAAGTGCAGTTTAAGTTTGATAGGTGCCTTAGATTTCTCCAAGAAAGA GTACAAGACCTTCCTGTATTTGGCATTGGGCACTCTTTAGGATCTGTAATTCACCTTTTGATTG GAGCTAGATATGCTGTGAAAAGAAATGGGAATGTATTGATGGCTTTCAACAACAAG GATGCCAGCCTTGCAGTGCCGTTGTTCTCGTCTGTTCTTGTTCCAATGATGCAAAACTTTGGACCAGTTTTATCACAGATCGCATCATCACCAACCATTCGTCTTGGG GCGGAGATGACTATGAAGCAAATAGAGAACCTTAGCCCCTCAATTATGAAGCAAGTTTTTCCACTGGTTGAGCAACTGACTCCTCTATACACGGACTTGATtaatggaaaagaaaatttcaCTCCAAGGCCAGAAGAAACTCAAAGACTG aTAAGGTCCTACTACGGGATTTCGAGGAATCTCTTAGTAAAGTTCAAAGATGATACAATCGATGAAACTTCAACACTAGCTCAGGTGCTCAGCTCAGGTTCTGCCATCAGCTCAATGCTGGACATGTCTATCCGCACTCTTCCTGGAGACCATGCGCTTCCTCTACAGCAG GCTCTACCAAATGTTCCTCCAGGAATGACGGACGCTGTTAATAGGAGCAGCGAGCTATTGGCGAATTTGACAGCAGGAACACCATGGGAAAACGTCACGAAGGAAGTCGGCAATACGCTCGGTAATGTAGACTCTATAATTCTTAACTCTGGGAATTCAAAGGACTTGGATATGCTTGTGGAGACAATAACATCATGGATGTACTCTAACACAGGCCCAAGACTTTTACAGTGA